In Mus musculus strain C57BL/6J chromosome 14, GRCm38.p6 C57BL/6J, the following are encoded in one genomic region:
- the Gm9376 gene encoding uncharacterized protein LOC668814, whose amino-acid sequence MKPETGEDPGKLCTHRRSDNGKLKEGTQVSSSLMMEEIDRMIVQMRLKDSKTVLISKTELTDVQFQKLRKHFETDCYPNEETLQAFAEELKLQKDVIRSWFITQRRRMMRYRWFFTSYYRDWKTSCEYSTTRRFDRQKNSKECSQNDPGLPEELEALKRLKLSSGYQSRDGMSQDF is encoded by the coding sequence ATGAAGCCTGAGACTGGAGAGGACCCAGGTAAATTATGTACACATAGAAGATCTGACAACGGAAAACTGAAGGAGGGAACTCAAGTGAGCAGCAGCCTCATGATGGAAGAAATTGACAGGATGATAGTTCAAATGCGCTTAAAGGATAGCAAAACTGTATTAATTTCAAAGACGGAGTTGACCGATGTGCAGTTCCAGAAGCTAAGAAAGCACTTCGAGACAGACTGTTACCCTAATGAGGAAACTCTGCAGGCCTTCGCTGAGGAACTCAAACTACAGAAAGATGTCATCAGATCCTGGTTCATCACTCAGCGTCGAAGAATGATGAGGTACAGATGGTTTTTCACGAGCTACTACAGGGATTGGAAAACGTCCTGTGAGTACTCTACAACAAGAAGATTCGACAGGCAGAAGAACTCCAAGGAGTGCTCCCAGAATGACCCTGGACTCCCCGAAGAGTTGGAAGCCTTGAAGAGGCTCAAGCTCTCTTCTGGGTACCAAAGCAGAGATGGCATGTCACAAGATTTCTGA